A genomic segment from Bombus affinis isolate iyBomAffi1 chromosome 13, iyBomAffi1.2, whole genome shotgun sequence encodes:
- the LOC126923188 gene encoding facilitated trehalose transporter Tret1-like, which translates to MDPYSLSVEREASKNIEENERERFKDAIVSSRSLNKGFVEPTTIKNAIHEIASCIIAASFHISVGLAMAYSAILIPHLEAEDAELHATREQTSWIASVVVVSTPLGALLGGFLMETVGRLRTLQFGSVPFIAGWILIALSTNIPMILVGRLLSGLATALATSPAIVYITEVARPELRGSMISFGPTLASFGMVLSYLKGAYIHWRLVAWLGIIYAVVPIILVQLFVPESPVWLVSKGRLDDAKKSLEWLYKHEAKQGKVSAAEAQFNTIVKENEIKLSEQRKSKHGGVSTKLRGFLKPTGWKPLTILFLFFSFQQFSGIYITLFYAVTWFQEVGSGVDAYIASILVGVTRFLCSMVNTWLLRRYKRRLLCIISSLGMAFCMTVSGYYTYLIKNGDRSGYWVPVVCLLLYVCTSMVGMLTIPWTMTAELFPTDIRGIAHSISYSIANLLMFAALQSYRSLQSFLGGSHAVQWFFAGVSIMAVVFVWLLLPETHGKKLSEIEEYFQNHFLAVGAEAKTKKRRAQRKQQRIDKSATEPLNPKTIQNL; encoded by the exons ATGGATCCTTATTCGCTGAG TGTGGAGCGCGAGGCATCGAAGAACATCgaggagaacgagagagaaCGTTTCAAAGACGCGATCGTATCGAGCAGAAGTCTGAACAAAGGCTTCGTCGAGCCTACTACCATTAAAAATGCCATACACGAG ATCGCTTCCTGTATCATTGCCGCGTCTTTCCATATATCGGTAGGACTAGCCATGGCTTATTCGGCTATTTTGATCCCCCACCTTGAGGCCGAGGACGCGGAATTGCACGCAACGCGAGAACAGACATCCTGGATCG CCAGCGTGGTGGTAGTCAGCACACCTTTGGGTGCCTTGTTAGGAGGATTTCTAATGGAGACGGTGGGAAGATTGCGGACCCTTCAATTCGGCTCCGTCCCCTTCATCGCAGGCTGGATTCTCATAGCGCTGTCGACCAATATCCCGATGATTTTAGTCGGTCGATTGTTGTCCGGGCTAGCCACGGCTCTCGCAACTTCACCAGCTATCGTCTACATCACCGAAGTCGCAAGACCAGAACTTAGAGGATCGATGATATCTTTCGGTCCAACTTTGGCCTCGTTTGGCATGGTGCTTTCGTACTTGAAGGGTGCATACATTCATTGGAGACTGGTGGCCTGGCTGGGCATAATTTATGCCGTCGTGCCAATCATTTTGGTGCAACTGTTCGTCCCGGAATCGCCTGTATGGCTCGTCTCTAAGGGACGATTGGACGATGCGAAGAAATCGTTGGAATG GCTGTACAAGCACGAGGCGAAGCAAGGCAAGGTGTCCGCCGCGGAGGCACAGTTCAATACGATCGTGAAGGAGAACGAGATTAAATTGAGCGAACAAAGAAAGAGCAAACACGGCGGTGTCTCCACTAAACTCAGGGGATTCTTGAAGCCCACAGGATGGAAACCACTAACGAtactcttcctcttcttctccttcCAACAGTTTTCCGGCATCTATATCACTCTCTTCTACGCTGTCACCTGGTTCCAA GAAGTCGGTTCCGGCGTGGATGCATACATAGCCTCGATTCTAGTTGGTGTAACCCGTTTCCTGTGTTCGATGGTGAATACTTGGCTGCTAAGGCGGTACAAGAGGCGGCTCCTCTGTATAATCTCGTCTTTGGGAATGGCCTTTTGCATGACCGTTTCCGGTTACTACACCTATCTTATTAAGAACGGCGATCGTTCTGGATACTGG GTTCCTGTTGTATGTCTGTTACTTTACGTTTGCACGTCTATGGTCGGTATGTTGACTATTCCTTGGACCATGACGGCCGAGTTATTCCCTACCGACATCCGAGGAATCGCCCATTCCATCAGTTATTCCATAGCCAACTTGCTGATGTTCGCTGCTCTGCAAAGTTACAGAAGCTTACAAAGCTTCCTTGGTG GATCCCATGCCGTGCAATGGTTCTTCGCTGGTGTTTCCATAATGGCCGTGGTGTTCGTGTGGCTGTTGCTTCCAGAGACTCACGGCAAGAAGCTTTCGGAGATCGAGGAGTACTTCCAGAATCATTTCCTAGCAGTGGGTGCCGAGGCGAAAACGAAGAAACGGCGAGCACAGAGAAAGCAACAGCGTATCGACAAATCCGCCACGGAACCGTTGAACCCGAAAACCATACAAAACTTGTAG